The following proteins are co-located in the Phragmites australis chromosome 10, lpPhrAust1.1, whole genome shotgun sequence genome:
- the LOC133931163 gene encoding tuliposide A-converting enzyme 1, chloroplastic-like, with amino-acid sequence MQDATPFPMDPDDKVLHDFLPFIRQYKSGRVVRCLNTETVPAGTDTASTSVSSKDVVINTSSGIWVRIYLPAFPAGGRRDKLPVVVYYHGGAFVVGSTAQQPTHLYLNSLAADANVLIVSTEYRLAPEHPLPTAYEDSWEGLKWVASHATGEGSEPWLAEHGDLSRVFLVGVSAGGNIAHNVAVRAGAHRLGVDIKGMLVVHPLFNREAGIGGEASVDRARKAKSDAFWRFRCPGTPGLDDPLCNPFSEAAGGSAARIACGRVLVCVAEKDVLRDAGVWYYDSLRASGYRGEVELLESVGEGHVFHYTNPGCEQARVLHARVVSFLRDE; translated from the coding sequence ATGCAAGACGCCACCCCATTCCCAATGGACCCGGACGACAAGGTGTTACACGACTTCCTCCCTTTCATCCGGCAATACAAGAGCGGCCGCGTCGTTCGCTGCCTCAACACCGAGACCGTCCCCGCCGGCACTGACACCGCCAGCACCAGCGTGTCATCCAAGGACGTTGTCATCAACACGAGCTCAGGTATCTGGGTGCGCATCTACCTCCCGGCGTTCCCCGCCGGCGGGCGCCGCGACAAGCTCCCCGTCGTTGTCTACTACCACGGCGGCGCCTTTGTCGTCGGCTCAACGGCTCAGCAACCCACGCACCTCTACCTCAACAGCCTCGCGGCTGATGCCAACGTTCTCATCGTCTCTACCGAGTACCGCCTCGCGCCGGAGCACCCGCTGCCGACGGCGTACGAGGACTCGTGGGAGGGCCTCAAGTGGGTGGCGTCCCATGCGACCGGCGAAGGGTCCGAGCCCTGGCTCGCCGAGCACGGGGACCTGTCACGCGTGTTCTTGGTGGGGGTCAGCGCCGGGGGCAACATCGCGCACAACGTGGCGGTGCGCGCCGGCGCACACCGCCTCGGCGTGGACATCAAGGGGATGCTTGTGGTCCACCCCTTGTTCAACAGGGAGGCAGGCATTGGCGGAGAGGCATCGGTGGACAGGGCACGGAAGGCGAAGTCCGACGCGTTCTGGCGGTTCCGGTGCCCTGGCACGCCGGGGCTCGACGACCCGCTGTGCAACCCGTTCTCAGAGGCCGCGGGCGGGAGCGCGGCGCGCATTGCGTGCGGACGCGTGCTCGTCTGCGTCGCCGAGAAGGACGTGCTCCGGGACGCGGGCGTCTGGTACTACGATAGCCTCAGGGCGAGCGGCTACCGCGGCGAGGTGGAGCTGCTCGAATCCGTGGGCGAGGGACACGTCTTCCACTACACCAACCCGGGGTGCGAGCAGGCGCGGGTGCTGCATGCGCGCGTCGTAAGCTTCCTCCGCGATGAATGA